In the Deltaproteobacteria bacterium genome, one interval contains:
- the nusA gene encoding transcription termination factor NusA has product MMQQDLNRVIEQVTKEKGIDKEILVDAIESAMVSAAKKTFGAERTFEAQYNPDIGEIELFEAKTVVDDVADPETEIDLDEARESLDPDVELGDELLMKIDAQVFGRIAAQAAKQNIVQRVRDVEREIIYNEFKDRQGELVHGIVQRFEKNNLIVNLGRTNAILPEKEQVPRERYRQGDRIRAYIVSVEMTSRGPQIVLSRTHPGMLIKLFEQEVPEIYEGIVEVKGAAREPGGRAKIAVASNDPDVDPVGACVGMKGTRVQSVVQELRGEKIDIVHWIPEQAEYVCRALAPAKVTKIFLDDDAHSMEVIVPDEQLSLAIGRKGQNVRLASRLTGWGIDARSESEAEEESRQARQSLSAVPGVSEVMAELLYQSGFKSAEDLAEADPSTIHEITGIEPERAAAILEAAMTHVEELREQAAREAEEAALAAEAGEEAPEAGADAAADGAGEGETAQQDGEPEQAPEQRAEQTE; this is encoded by the coding sequence ATGATGCAGCAGGATCTGAACCGGGTCATCGAGCAGGTGACCAAGGAAAAGGGCATCGACAAGGAGATCCTCGTCGACGCCATCGAGTCGGCCATGGTGTCGGCGGCCAAGAAGACGTTCGGCGCCGAGCGCACCTTCGAGGCCCAGTACAACCCCGACATCGGTGAGATCGAGCTGTTCGAGGCCAAGACTGTGGTGGACGACGTCGCCGACCCCGAGACGGAGATCGACCTGGATGAGGCGCGCGAGAGCCTGGACCCGGACGTGGAGCTGGGCGACGAGCTGCTCATGAAGATTGACGCCCAGGTGTTCGGCCGGATCGCGGCGCAGGCGGCCAAGCAGAACATCGTCCAGAGGGTGCGGGACGTCGAGCGCGAGATCATCTACAACGAGTTCAAGGACCGTCAGGGCGAGTTGGTGCACGGCATCGTGCAGCGCTTCGAGAAGAACAACCTCATCGTCAATCTCGGAAGGACCAACGCGATCCTGCCGGAGAAGGAGCAGGTGCCGCGCGAACGCTACCGGCAGGGCGACCGCATCCGTGCCTACATCGTCAGCGTCGAGATGACCAGCCGCGGCCCCCAGATCGTGCTTTCGCGCACCCACCCGGGCATGCTCATCAAGCTGTTCGAACAGGAAGTGCCGGAGATCTACGAAGGCATCGTGGAGGTCAAGGGCGCGGCGCGCGAGCCCGGGGGGCGGGCGAAGATCGCCGTGGCCTCCAACGACCCGGACGTAGACCCGGTGGGCGCGTGCGTGGGCATGAAGGGGACCCGGGTGCAGTCGGTGGTGCAGGAACTGCGCGGCGAGAAGATCGACATCGTGCACTGGATTCCGGAGCAGGCCGAGTACGTCTGCCGCGCGCTCGCTCCCGCCAAGGTTACCAAGATCTTCCTCGACGACGACGCCCACAGCATGGAGGTGATCGTCCCGGACGAGCAACTCTCCCTGGCCATCGGACGCAAGGGTCAGAACGTCCGGCTCGCCTCCCGCCTTACCGGCTGGGGCATCGACGCGCGCAGCGAGTCGGAGGCGGAAGAGGAAAGCCGGCAGGCGCGGCAGTCGCTGTCGGCGGTGCCGGGCGTGAGCGAGGTGATGGCGGAGCTGCTCTACCAATCGGGCTTCAAGTCGGCCGAGGACTTGGCGGAGGCCGATCCCTCCACCATCCATGAGATCACCGGCATCGAGCCGGAAAGGGCGGCGGCCATTCTCGAGGCCGCCATGACGCACGTGGAGGAATTGCGGGAGCAGGCGGCGCGAGAGGCGGAGGAGGCCGCGCTCGCCGCGGAAGCCGGTGAAGAGGCACCCGAAGCGGGCGCGGACGCGGCGGCGGACGGCGCGGGAGAGGGTGAAACGGCGCAGCAGGACGGCGAGCCGGAGCAGGCGCCGGAGCAGAGGGCCGAACAGACGGAATGA
- a CDS encoding ribosome maturation factor RimP, producing the protein MTTRETLERLWEIVEPLAADQGLEVVDIELRHEGRAGRVLRVYLDRVEKQDESEAPGLDELSRVSRELSDLLDVYDVVEGAYTLEMSSPGVNRPLRKPEHFARFVGQRVRVQTGEMIGGRRKFAGPLHGAAGDGVVVLQDGHEVFIPFGLIVKANVEYEWASP; encoded by the coding sequence ATGACGACGCGCGAGACATTGGAGCGCCTCTGGGAGATCGTCGAGCCGCTGGCCGCCGACCAGGGTCTGGAGGTGGTGGACATCGAGTTGCGGCATGAAGGGAGAGCGGGCCGCGTGCTGCGGGTCTACCTGGACCGGGTGGAGAAACAGGACGAGTCCGAGGCGCCCGGGCTCGACGAGTTGAGCCGGGTGAGCCGCGAGCTCAGCGACCTGCTGGACGTCTACGACGTGGTGGAGGGCGCGTACACGCTGGAGATGTCGTCCCCCGGCGTCAACCGTCCGCTGCGGAAGCCCGAGCATTTCGCGCGCTTCGTGGGACAGAGGGTCCGGGTCCAGACCGGGGAGATGATCGGCGGCCGGAGAAAGTTCGCGGGACCCCTGCACGGCGCCGCCGGAGACGGCGTCGTGGTGCTGCAGGACGGGCACGAGGTCTTCATTCCGTTCGGCCTGATCGTCAAGGCGAACGTCGAGTACGAGTGGGCGTCACCCTGA
- a CDS encoding type II toxin-antitoxin system RelE/ParE family toxin has translation MKYRIRFHPSVSDDLAAIVSMIIDYNGPEAATRRLAEIEKVIAGLRDTPHKGSIRNEIVPGLRAIPAGRKAVIAFTVDDDAREVLIHVIAYAGADWIARSKARGG, from the coding sequence GTGAAGTACCGGATCCGTTTTCACCCATCTGTCTCGGATGATCTTGCTGCGATCGTGAGCATGATCATCGACTACAACGGACCAGAAGCCGCGACACGCAGGTTGGCGGAGATCGAAAAGGTAATCGCCGGTCTGCGGGACACTCCGCACAAGGGGAGCATTCGCAATGAAATCGTTCCCGGCTTGCGCGCCATACCGGCCGGACGCAAGGCAGTCATTGCGTTCACGGTCGACGATGATGCACGCGAGGTTCTGATCCACGTCATCGCTTACGCCGGCGCCGACTGGATCGCCCGCAGCAAGGCGCGGGGCGGATAA
- a CDS encoding ATP-binding protein, whose product MAKIMPTAPRSGEPAAEISWQDVLTSLEDSVMVVDRARGVSFVNQAAETLTGRSARSLLARDARDLFRANGWLLDMIDNSLGPDESTSRAENDFVKPRRGKVPVSALVSPLRDRRGQVSGSVLLLRDRTLRQALEEDLRRSDRLALLGKVAAALAHEIKNPLGGIKGAAQLLRAEVAHDASLVENTDIMIREVERVNQLLDQLLDLGRPAGLHLEPLNVHELLEHVLRLETPAATVAGVRIQRSFDPSLPPVAGDRDRLIQVFLNLVKNALQAMSGGGCLTVATHMETDFPLRTGHAAGTRFVRVDIRDEGTGIDEADLPHVFSPFFTRKRRGTGLGLAICDTTVKEHGGRLGVESRVGEGSVFKVSLPAQQG is encoded by the coding sequence ATGGCGAAGATCATGCCCACCGCGCCCCGATCCGGTGAACCGGCGGCGGAGATCTCGTGGCAGGATGTGCTCACCAGCCTCGAGGACTCCGTGATGGTGGTGGATCGCGCCCGCGGCGTATCGTTCGTCAACCAGGCGGCCGAGACCCTCACCGGACGTTCCGCGCGCAGCCTGCTGGCGCGCGACGCGCGCGACCTGTTCCGCGCCAACGGGTGGCTGCTGGACATGATCGACAACAGCCTCGGACCCGACGAAAGCACGAGCCGCGCGGAGAACGACTTCGTCAAGCCGCGGCGCGGGAAGGTGCCGGTGAGCGCGCTCGTGTCGCCGCTCAGGGACCGTCGCGGACAGGTCTCGGGCAGCGTGCTGCTGCTGCGCGACCGCACCCTGAGGCAAGCCCTGGAGGAGGACCTGAGGCGCTCGGACCGGCTCGCCCTGCTGGGCAAGGTGGCCGCCGCCCTGGCGCACGAGATCAAGAACCCGCTCGGAGGGATCAAGGGCGCGGCGCAGCTCCTCCGCGCCGAGGTGGCGCACGACGCGTCGCTGGTGGAAAACACCGACATCATGATCCGCGAGGTGGAGCGCGTCAATCAACTGCTGGACCAGCTTCTCGACCTCGGGCGGCCGGCGGGCCTGCACCTGGAGCCGCTGAACGTGCACGAACTGCTGGAGCACGTGCTGCGGCTGGAAACGCCCGCCGCCACCGTCGCCGGGGTGCGCATCCAGCGCTCCTTCGACCCCAGCCTGCCGCCGGTGGCGGGTGACCGGGACCGGCTCATCCAGGTCTTCCTGAACCTCGTGAAGAACGCGCTGCAGGCCATGAGCGGGGGCGGCTGCCTGACCGTGGCCACGCACATGGAAACGGATTTCCCGCTGCGCACGGGGCACGCGGCCGGCACCAGGTTCGTCAGGGTGGACATCCGCGACGAGGGCACCGGCATCGACGAAGCGGACCTGCCGCACGTCTTCTCGCCGTTCTTCACGCGCAAGCGCCGCGGCACCGGCCTGGGACTGGCCATCTGCGACACCACCGTCAAGGAGCACGGCGGCCGCCTGGGCGTGGAGAGCCGGGTGGGCGAGGGGTCGGTGTTCAAGGTCTCACTGCCCGCGCAACAGGGTTGA
- a CDS encoding sigma-54 dependent transcriptional regulator, protein MELGRILLVEDEDSLSRVLRKALEKQGYWVAASATGHEARRLMDESGFDAALVDIHLPDMEGLALLDAAREAGLQTPFIVMTAQNTMRNAIEAMKAGAFDYLTKPFDLDVLMVVLERALERRRLSRELSDLKEEVKKKYEPGVNMIGTSAAMQQVFKTIGQVAGTDTTILIQGESGTGKELVAKTIHYNSARWNKPFVPVNCAAIPRDLLESELFGHEKGAFTGALERRLGTFELAHEGTLFLDEIGELPLDLQTKLLRVLQDGSYRRVGGKEMLRSDARLLAATNRDLEKAVHEERFRDDLYFRLKVIPIEIPPLRDRRSDLPALIDFFIAKVNNDMGTQVSGVSADALRELQQYDWPGNVRELENVLIRAAVLSPGPILSARDFALSNRQERSPDYDSLSLEEIIRGRLEDYFRRTRDAHVEKLHATIMGHVERPLIEMTLKAARGNQIRAAQMLGINRNTLRKKITDLGITVKREP, encoded by the coding sequence ATGGAACTGGGCCGCATCCTGCTGGTGGAAGACGAGGACTCTCTGAGCCGCGTGCTGCGCAAGGCGCTGGAGAAGCAGGGCTACTGGGTGGCCGCCTCCGCCACCGGACACGAAGCGCGGCGGCTGATGGACGAGTCCGGCTTCGACGCCGCCCTGGTGGACATTCACCTGCCCGACATGGAGGGACTGGCGCTCCTGGATGCCGCCCGGGAGGCCGGCCTGCAGACGCCCTTCATCGTGATGACCGCGCAGAACACCATGCGCAACGCCATCGAGGCCATGAAGGCGGGCGCCTTCGACTACCTCACCAAGCCCTTCGACCTGGACGTCCTGATGGTGGTCCTGGAACGGGCCCTGGAGCGGCGCCGGCTGAGCCGCGAGCTGAGCGATCTCAAGGAGGAAGTCAAGAAGAAGTACGAGCCCGGCGTCAACATGATCGGTACCAGCGCCGCCATGCAGCAGGTGTTCAAGACCATCGGACAGGTGGCCGGGACCGACACCACCATCCTGATCCAGGGGGAGAGCGGCACGGGCAAGGAACTCGTCGCCAAGACCATCCACTACAACTCCGCCCGCTGGAACAAGCCCTTCGTGCCGGTGAACTGCGCGGCGATCCCGCGCGACCTGCTGGAGTCCGAGCTGTTCGGCCACGAGAAAGGCGCGTTCACCGGCGCCCTGGAAAGACGCCTGGGCACCTTCGAGCTGGCCCACGAGGGGACGCTTTTCCTCGACGAGATCGGCGAACTGCCGCTGGACCTTCAGACCAAGCTCCTGCGCGTGCTGCAGGACGGGTCCTACCGGCGCGTCGGCGGCAAGGAGATGCTGCGGTCGGACGCCCGGCTGCTGGCGGCCACCAACCGGGACCTGGAGAAGGCCGTCCACGAGGAACGGTTCCGGGACGATCTCTACTTCCGCCTCAAGGTCATCCCCATCGAGATCCCGCCCCTGCGCGACCGGCGCAGCGACCTGCCGGCGCTCATCGACTTCTTCATAGCCAAGGTGAACAACGACATGGGCACGCAGGTATCGGGAGTTTCCGCGGACGCGCTCCGGGAGCTGCAGCAGTACGACTGGCCCGGCAACGTCCGGGAGCTGGAGAACGTGCTCATCCGCGCGGCCGTGCTCTCCCCGGGGCCGATCCTGTCGGCGCGGGACTTCGCCCTGTCGAACCGGCAGGAAAGGTCGCCGGACTACGACAGCCTGTCGCTGGAAGAGATCATCCGCGGACGGCTGGAAGACTACTTCAGACGCACGCGCGACGCGCACGTGGAGAAGCTGCATGCGACGATCATGGGGCACGTGGAGCGCCCGCTGATCGAGATGACCCTCAAGGCCGCCCGCG